A genomic segment from Dasypus novemcinctus isolate mDasNov1 chromosome X, mDasNov1.1.hap2, whole genome shotgun sequence encodes:
- the FOXR2 gene encoding forkhead box protein R2 has protein sequence MDLKLKNLEFWYSLHGQVPGLLDWDMGNEFFLPHTTDQHPLAEQNLAKYQLQIMESPKLPLERRPNPDKDGPDYDPNLWMWVNPNIVCSLSIQEAPNRNKEKDLTSVLPSLQPPSKDEEFTCLEATVVESLPSSSSEQYPLQKRFTSFPSDWELTEEKAEEQDGNSSAALRSPDKGKCYQSQKLWQANSQERRSWPRPPLNYSHLIALALRNSPPCGLNVQEIYNFTRQHFPFFWTAPDGWKNTIRHNLCFLGSFEKVPVSLQDRANARPRSCLWRLTEEGHRRFQEETRALASARRESIQQCMSRPDVMTFLFDL, from the coding sequence ATGGacttaaaacttaaaaatctTGAATTTTGGTACAGTCTCCATGGGCAGGTTCCAGGGCTGCTGGACTGGGACATGGGAAATGAATTTTTCTTGCCCCACACCACAGACCAGCACCCCTTAGCTGAACAGAACCTTGCTAAATACCAACTCCAAATAATGGAATCCCCAAAGCTGCCTCTGGAGAGGAGACCCAATCCTGACAAGGATGGTCCTGACTATGACCCCAATCTGTGGATGTGGGTGAACCCCAACATAGTGTGCTCCCTCAGCATCCAGGAGGCCCCAAATCGCAATAAGGAAAAGGATCTGACAAGTGTGCTTCCCTCCCTTCAGCCACCCTCAAAGGATGAAGAGTTTACTTGCTTAGAGGCCACAGTTGTGGAGTCCCTTCCATCTTCCTCCAGCGAGCAGTACCCCCTACAAAAGCGGTTCACCTCTTTCCCCAGTGACTGGGAGCTCACAGAAGAGAAAGCTGAGGAACAAGATGGAAACTCCTCTGCTGCCCTCCGGTCCCCTGACAAAGGGAAGTGCTACCAGAGCCAAAAACTGTGGCAAGCCAACAGCCAGGAGAGGAGGTCTTGGCCCCGTCCGCCCCTCAATTACAGCCATTTAATTGCTCTGGCATTAAGAAACAGCCCCCCCTGTGGCCTCAATGTGCAGGAGATCTACAATTTCACTCGACAGCATTTCCCTTTTTTCTGGACAGCTCCAGATGGCTGGAAGAATACTATCCGCCATAACCTCTGCTTCCTGGGCAGCTTTGAGAAGGTGCCGGTCAGCCTGCAGGATAGGGCCAATGCAAGGCCTCGGTCTTGCCTCTGGAGGCTCACTGAGGAAGGACACCGCCGCTTTCAGGAGGAGACTCGTGCTTTAGCCTCTGCACGGAGGGAGAGCATCCAACAGTGCATGAGCCGACCAGATGTGATGACCTTCCTCTTTGACCTTTGA